The following are encoded in a window of Armatimonas rosea genomic DNA:
- a CDS encoding formylglycine-generating enzyme family protein, which yields MSRLPALLWTWMHGFFTSPTAPPTRATTRPSRFKSPPVRAGGLESATRYEGRAAHTPFAKPEGVGGLSRQGEAWPAVLIGGICLLAALPAHALQGYAKRGLLSDLRDRTGSGWEVTPKKVGDGPSVTYEGETMRLEYLARRPGTVARLSHRLEGLKDGQTYTLWFTARASQPYVLPLTATTTADSQGVVRNIGLEESFKLTTEDRPFAIQFTASSPDPEKNLLLFSIAKTTPENPVLWISNVTLVEGTPSPPPPGLVLDAADDDPARIPDFGRARFGGIWFVKIPAGTFTRGLTEPQKALLQKAGLWTRLAQEEQPARPIRISKPFFISETEVTQGQWRKFRANPSAFKGETLPVDSVSWDEARAYCQWLSKRSGGARFRLPTEAEWEYAARAGSTGLFPATKTGEATLETLPQLAWVFANAGQRTHPVGKKAANVWGLFDVCGNVWEWCEDSYVQNFYATGPLTDPLARDPSATERVLRGGCFALDPAKQRVGQRGGNLPGFKSPYVGFRLVRE from the coding sequence ATGTCACGGTTACCAGCGCTGTTATGGACCTGGATGCACGGGTTCTTCACCTCACCGACGGCCCCCCCGACCAGAGCGACTACCAGACCTTCTCGCTTTAAGTCCCCCCCGGTTAGAGCGGGGGGGCTGGAGAGCGCTACGCGCTACGAAGGGCGTGCCGCCCATACCCCCTTCGCGAAGCCGGAGGGGGTCGGCGGGCTGTCCCGCCAGGGGGAGGCATGGCCCGCCGTTCTGATCGGCGGGATCTGCCTGCTCGCCGCCCTGCCTGCCCACGCGCTACAGGGCTACGCCAAGCGCGGCCTGCTCTCGGACCTGCGGGACCGCACGGGCTCGGGGTGGGAGGTAACGCCCAAGAAAGTGGGCGATGGGCCGTCGGTGACCTACGAAGGCGAGACCATGCGCCTGGAGTACCTGGCCCGTCGCCCGGGGACGGTCGCGCGGCTCAGCCACCGACTCGAAGGGCTCAAAGACGGCCAGACCTACACGCTCTGGTTCACCGCTCGGGCGAGCCAGCCGTATGTGCTTCCCCTCACCGCCACCACGACCGCCGATAGCCAAGGAGTCGTGCGCAATATCGGGCTCGAGGAGAGCTTCAAGCTGACGACGGAGGACCGGCCCTTTGCGATCCAGTTCACCGCCAGCAGCCCCGACCCCGAGAAGAACCTCCTGCTTTTCTCGATCGCCAAGACCACGCCCGAGAACCCCGTGCTCTGGATCAGCAACGTGACCCTGGTGGAGGGGACACCGAGCCCACCGCCGCCGGGACTCGTGCTGGATGCCGCCGACGACGACCCGGCACGCATCCCCGACTTTGGGCGAGCACGCTTTGGGGGGATCTGGTTTGTGAAGATTCCGGCGGGGACTTTTACCCGTGGCCTGACCGAGCCGCAGAAGGCACTCTTGCAGAAAGCGGGGCTCTGGACACGGCTCGCGCAAGAGGAGCAGCCCGCCCGTCCGATCCGCATCAGCAAGCCCTTCTTTATCTCCGAGACCGAGGTAACCCAGGGCCAGTGGAGGAAGTTTCGCGCCAATCCGTCGGCGTTTAAGGGCGAGACCCTTCCCGTGGACTCCGTGAGCTGGGACGAGGCAAGGGCCTACTGCCAGTGGCTCAGCAAGCGCAGCGGCGGTGCCCGCTTCCGCCTCCCCACCGAGGCGGAGTGGGAGTACGCCGCGCGTGCGGGCAGCACGGGGCTCTTCCCCGCCACCAAGACCGGCGAGGCGACTCTAGAGACTCTCCCGCAGCTCGCGTGGGTCTTTGCCAATGCGGGGCAGAGAACGCATCCCGTGGGAAAGAAAGCCGCCAATGTCTGGGGGCTCTTTGATGTCTGTGGGAATGTCTGGGAGTGGTGCGAGGACAGCTATGTCCAAAACTTCTACGCCACCGGCCCCCTCACCGACCCGCTCGCGCGCGATCCCAGCGCCACAGAGCGGGTGCTCCGCGGGGGCTGCTTCGCCCTCGATCCCGCCAAGCAGCGTGTCGGGCAGCGCGGCGGCAACCTCCCTGGCTTCAAGAGCCCCTATGTCGGCTTTCGCCTTGTGCGGGAGTAG